A stretch of Fundicoccus culcitae DNA encodes these proteins:
- a CDS encoding glycoside hydrolase family 43 protein, which produces MTYQNPIVIERADPWVYKHTDGYYYFTGSVPGYQSIEVRRAKHLNDLDTKAEVVTVWHAHESGLQSELIWAPEIHHIDGVWYIYFAASDDAVVRDQYKHHRMFVIANPSANPLEGDWEEKGQVVTQFESFSLDATVFGLKEQLYYVWAQLDPRIPGNSNLYISEMENPWTLKGKQTLLSIPEYDWEKQIFWVNEGPAVIIANGKVFISYSASATDENYCMGLLWADIDSDLLDGYSWQKSEVPVFKTSEKNHSYGPGHNSFTRSEDDSQDVLIYHARPEMNQTGDPLENPNRHAFAKVFNWDEKGFPVFGEAGE; this is translated from the coding sequence ATGACATATCAAAATCCGATTGTGATTGAACGGGCGGATCCGTGGGTGTATAAGCATACAGATGGTTATTACTATTTCACGGGTTCAGTACCAGGTTATCAATCGATTGAAGTAAGACGAGCCAAGCATTTAAATGATTTGGATACCAAAGCGGAAGTTGTGACCGTTTGGCATGCGCATGAAAGTGGCTTGCAGAGTGAGCTGATATGGGCACCTGAAATTCATCATATTGACGGTGTTTGGTATATCTATTTTGCAGCCAGTGATGATGCGGTAGTCCGTGACCAATATAAGCATCACCGGATGTTTGTGATTGCGAATCCTTCGGCCAATCCATTAGAAGGGGATTGGGAAGAAAAAGGACAAGTGGTAACACAGTTTGAAAGTTTTTCATTGGATGCGACTGTCTTTGGGTTAAAGGAACAGTTGTATTATGTGTGGGCTCAGTTAGACCCTCGTATTCCAGGAAATTCGAATTTATATATTTCAGAAATGGAAAATCCATGGACGTTGAAAGGTAAGCAGACCTTACTTTCTATTCCTGAATATGACTGGGAAAAGCAAATCTTTTGGGTAAACGAAGGACCGGCAGTCATTATCGCTAATGGAAAAGTGTTTATTTCATATTCTGCTAGTGCAACGGATGAAAATTATTGTATGGGATTGTTGTGGGCGGATATTGATAGTGACTTATTAGATGGTTATTCATGGCAAAAGAGTGAAGTGCCGGTTTTTAAAACATCTGAGAAAAATCATTCTTATGGACCCGGGCATAATTCTTTTACGCGGTCAGAGGATGATTCGCAAGATGTATTGATTTATCATGCACGACCAGAAATGAATCAGACGGGGGATCCTTTGGAAAATCCTAACCGTCATGCCTTTGCCAAGGTATTTAATTGGGATGAAAAAGGTTTTCCTGTATTTGGCGAAGCTGGAGAATAG
- a CDS encoding glycoside hydrolase family 127 protein, with protein MNWIPTNQITLTDPHLVNAQNKLIDYLLSFDENKLLYEFYQVAKLQAPAESGYQGWERSDLINFRGHFPGHYLSASALAFQATKDPERQNNLYHKIKQMVTQLAVIQEAYAQQHPDSAGYLSAFREVSLDEVEGKPVAENQKENNLVPWYILHKMLVGLLDVYDAYLEKDDELSQVAIETASRFGDYIYQRLSRLNDKELILRIEYGGMNDALYRLFTLTQNPNHHQAASYFDELTLFHQLAQGQDVLSGKHANTTIPKLLGALSHYETTENASRMYLDAAINFWDIVIDSHTYATGGNSQSEHFHAPHQLHHDAAERVGDCTCETCNTYNMLKLSRRLYTLTHQPKYLDYYERTYINAILGSQNPETGMMMYFQPMDAGYNKVFNRPYDEFWCCTGTGIESFAKLADTFYFTQDDTLYINSYFSNQLSLPQYNLHLDIQSKPNFSQINITAKALDDVSPISLKQIAVRLPQWSEATVIKVDGIKREVEQENGFGFLVADVQTIEVSMQARVTKEPTTDNPDYAALVYGPFVLASRLGQEAIDDYNPNGILVRVGTKLDILHTTIQVESNDWINQIKPIDSDKYAFAFEFKGKSQNWEFVPYYQIYDERYGIYHEYKTELTDKEQARAIVDSLTNFDHNNSEYAKRLQFEASHVASKDGKNYRIATENGWFAYEFNYLKQAVNTLRLVFHRDDSGKTATLTVNGIQQEVQVPLADAEIFIEKEISLEDSNRVAVRFEEGTAIFGIYLLKETGENE; from the coding sequence ATGAATTGGATACCCACAAATCAAATTACCTTAACTGATCCGCATTTAGTCAATGCGCAAAATAAATTAATAGACTATTTACTCAGTTTTGACGAAAACAAATTACTTTATGAATTTTATCAAGTAGCCAAGCTTCAAGCACCGGCAGAATCAGGTTACCAAGGTTGGGAACGTAGTGACCTCATCAATTTTAGAGGTCACTTCCCAGGTCATTACCTTTCAGCCAGTGCCCTAGCTTTTCAAGCGACTAAAGACCCAGAAAGACAAAACAACTTATACCATAAAATAAAACAAATGGTGACACAGCTAGCAGTCATCCAAGAAGCCTACGCTCAGCAACACCCTGACAGTGCCGGTTATCTTTCAGCTTTTAGAGAAGTTTCCTTAGATGAAGTGGAAGGCAAGCCCGTAGCAGAAAATCAAAAAGAAAATAACTTGGTCCCTTGGTATATTTTGCACAAAATGCTTGTAGGCCTTTTAGATGTATACGACGCATATCTTGAAAAAGATGATGAACTCAGTCAAGTTGCGATAGAAACAGCCAGTCGTTTCGGTGATTATATTTATCAAAGACTAAGCCGTCTCAATGACAAAGAACTGATCTTGCGGATTGAATATGGTGGCATGAATGATGCTTTATATCGTTTGTTCACCCTCACGCAAAATCCTAACCACCACCAAGCAGCTAGCTACTTTGACGAGCTGACTTTATTCCACCAACTAGCTCAAGGTCAAGACGTTTTGTCAGGTAAACATGCAAATACGACCATTCCTAAATTGCTCGGTGCACTTAGCCATTACGAGACAACTGAAAATGCCTCTCGTATGTATTTAGATGCGGCCATTAATTTTTGGGATATTGTGATTGACAGCCATACCTATGCTACAGGTGGCAATAGTCAAAGTGAACATTTTCATGCCCCTCATCAACTGCATCATGATGCAGCTGAACGTGTCGGTGACTGTACGTGCGAAACTTGCAACACCTACAACATGTTGAAATTATCCAGACGCTTATATACATTGACACATCAGCCAAAATATCTAGACTATTATGAACGCACCTATATCAATGCCATCTTAGGATCGCAAAACCCTGAAACCGGCATGATGATGTATTTTCAGCCCATGGATGCTGGCTACAACAAGGTTTTCAATCGTCCATACGACGAATTTTGGTGTTGTACCGGGACCGGCATCGAAAGTTTCGCCAAATTGGCCGACACTTTCTACTTTACCCAAGACGACACACTCTATATTAATAGCTATTTTTCCAACCAGCTCAGCTTACCGCAATACAATTTACACCTTGACATCCAATCAAAACCCAACTTCTCCCAAATAAATATCACTGCAAAAGCGCTGGATGATGTTTCACCAATAAGCCTAAAGCAAATCGCAGTGCGGCTACCACAATGGTCAGAAGCGACGGTGATAAAAGTAGATGGCATTAAGCGAGAAGTAGAGCAAGAAAACGGCTTTGGATTTCTAGTAGCGGATGTACAAACGATTGAAGTAAGCATGCAAGCAAGGGTGACAAAAGAGCCAACGACGGACAATCCAGATTATGCTGCTTTAGTATACGGTCCATTTGTTTTAGCAAGTCGCCTTGGTCAGGAAGCCATTGATGATTACAATCCAAACGGTATTTTAGTAAGAGTTGGAACTAAGCTTGATATATTGCATACAACCATTCAAGTTGAATCCAATGATTGGATCAATCAAATAAAACCCATTGATTCAGACAAGTATGCTTTCGCTTTTGAATTTAAAGGAAAAAGTCAAAATTGGGAATTTGTACCTTATTATCAAATTTATGATGAACGCTATGGGATTTATCATGAATATAAAACAGAATTAACCGATAAAGAACAAGCAAGGGCCATTGTCGACTCATTAACCAATTTTGATCACAATAACAGCGAATATGCTAAACGCCTACAGTTTGAAGCATCACATGTTGCAAGTAAAGACGGTAAAAACTATCGCATAGCTACCGAAAATGGTTGGTTTGCATATGAATTTAACTATTTAAAGCAGGCAGTCAACACATTACGCTTAGTTTTCCACCGCGATGATAGTGGGAAAACAGCAACATTAACTGTAAATGGCATCCAACAGGAGGTTCAAGTGCCTTTGGCTGATGCAGAGATATTTATTGAAAAAGAGATTTCATTGGAAGATAGTAATCGTGTCGCGGTGCGGTTTGAAGAAGGAACGGCTATTTTTGGGATTTATCTATTAAAAGAGACAGGAGAAAATGAATGA
- the araA gene encoding L-arabinose isomerase, which produces MLENLEKEFWFVVGSQDLYGEDALKQVHINAKNITHALNEQANLPYPIVLQETALTADGITKIMKEVNYNDKVAGVITWMHTFSPAKLWIRGTQLLQKPLLHLSTQVNQAIPWDTIDMDYMNLHQSAHGDREYGHINARLNKGNKVVIGYYEDPHVQAQIRDWMDAAVAYGEGFNIKVARFGDNMRDVAVTDGDKIEAQIKLGWTVDYYGIGDLVDVVNHVSEEAVAELFNQYKDLYDFDYGDYDTRVWEDAVKVQARYEIALKEFLDSRGYTAFTTNFQDLHGMKQLPGLAVQRLMGQGYGFAGEGDWKTAALSRQLKIMSHNQTTGFMEDYTYELTPGQEAILQSHMLEVDPTLASNKPKIVVKPLSIGDREDPARLVFDGKAGDGVVVSLADFGTHFKLLVNEVEAFEPSVAAPNLPVARVLWKVKPNFHDGVKAWIEAGGGHHTAVSLSLTTDQILSWARMVDLEVALIK; this is translated from the coding sequence ATGCTAGAAAACTTAGAAAAAGAATTTTGGTTTGTTGTTGGTTCACAAGATTTATACGGTGAAGATGCTTTAAAACAAGTACACATCAATGCAAAAAATATCACTCATGCTCTTAATGAACAGGCTAATTTACCATACCCCATTGTTTTACAAGAAACAGCTTTAACTGCTGATGGTATTACTAAAATCATGAAAGAAGTTAACTACAATGATAAAGTAGCCGGTGTTATCACCTGGATGCATACCTTTTCACCAGCCAAACTATGGATTAGAGGCACACAATTATTACAAAAACCATTGCTACATCTTTCAACTCAAGTCAACCAAGCCATACCTTGGGATACGATTGACATGGACTATATGAACTTACACCAATCAGCACATGGTGATCGTGAATATGGACATATCAATGCCCGCTTAAACAAGGGCAACAAAGTTGTCATTGGCTACTATGAAGACCCACACGTTCAAGCGCAAATTCGAGATTGGATGGATGCAGCCGTTGCTTACGGAGAGGGCTTTAACATCAAAGTAGCCCGTTTTGGCGATAACATGCGTGATGTAGCTGTGACCGATGGGGATAAAATTGAAGCGCAAATCAAGTTAGGCTGGACGGTGGATTACTACGGGATTGGTGATTTAGTTGACGTCGTTAATCATGTTTCAGAGGAAGCTGTTGCAGAGTTATTTAATCAATATAAAGATCTTTATGATTTTGATTATGGTGATTATGATACGCGAGTTTGGGAAGATGCTGTGAAAGTTCAGGCACGTTATGAAATTGCACTGAAGGAATTTCTAGACAGCCGCGGCTATACCGCTTTCACGACTAATTTTCAAGATTTACATGGTATGAAACAATTGCCTGGTTTAGCTGTGCAACGTCTGATGGGACAAGGATACGGATTTGCTGGAGAAGGGGACTGGAAAACAGCGGCTTTATCTCGCCAATTAAAAATCATGTCACATAACCAAACTACAGGTTTCATGGAAGACTACACTTATGAATTAACACCTGGTCAAGAAGCCATTCTGCAATCACATATGTTAGAAGTTGACCCAACACTCGCAAGCAACAAGCCCAAAATCGTCGTTAAACCTTTATCTATCGGAGACCGCGAAGATCCAGCTCGTCTGGTTTTTGACGGTAAAGCAGGTGACGGGGTTGTCGTTTCACTGGCTGACTTTGGAACCCACTTCAAACTATTAGTGAATGAAGTAGAAGCTTTTGAACCAAGTGTGGCTGCACCAAACTTACCGGTTGCCCGCGTACTATGGAAAGTGAAACCAAACTTCCATGACGGCGTGAAAGCTTGGATTGAAGCAGGTGGCGGCCATCATACCGCTGTTTCACTAAGTCTGACAACTGACCAAATTTTAAGTTGGGCTAGGATGGTTGATTTGGAAGTCGCTTTGATTAAATAA
- a CDS encoding L-ribulose-5-phosphate 4-epimerase, translating to MLEELKEAVFKANLELPERGLIKYTWGNVSAFDPQSGYFVIKPSGVDYDTMTADDMVVVDLNNNIIEGSLKPSSDTPTHAVLYKNFPEIRSIVHTHSPWATIWAQAGQDVPAMGTTHADTFYGTVPCARFLTTEEAQNAYEHNTGELIVNTFKERGIDPQAIPAVLLHGHGPFTWGKSPEAAVMNSVVLEEVCKMNFYTRQLNVFAEPLPQAILDVHYLRKHGKNAYYGQSNK from the coding sequence ATGTTAGAAGAATTAAAAGAAGCCGTCTTTAAAGCCAATCTTGAATTGCCAGAACGCGGCTTGATTAAATACACTTGGGGAAATGTGAGTGCTTTTGATCCCCAATCAGGCTACTTTGTAATCAAACCAAGCGGTGTGGATTACGACACTATGACAGCGGATGATATGGTGGTTGTTGACTTAAACAATAATATTATCGAAGGTTCACTCAAACCATCATCAGATACACCGACACATGCGGTTCTGTACAAGAATTTCCCAGAAATCAGAAGCATTGTCCATACGCATTCTCCTTGGGCAACCATTTGGGCTCAAGCTGGGCAAGATGTGCCAGCTATGGGGACGACCCATGCGGATACCTTCTATGGCACTGTACCTTGCGCCCGCTTTTTAACGACTGAAGAAGCCCAAAATGCTTATGAGCACAACACCGGTGAACTTATCGTCAATACTTTTAAAGAACGCGGCATCGACCCTCAGGCAATTCCAGCCGTTCTTCTTCACGGACACGGGCCATTTACTTGGGGTAAAAGTCCTGAGGCGGCTGTAATGAATAGCGTTGTACTTGAAGAAGTTTGCAAGATGAACTTTTATACCCGCCAACTCAATGTCTTTGCTGAACCTCTACCTCAAGCCATTTTAGACGTTCACTATTTAAGAAAACACGGAAAAAACGCTTATTACGGTCAATCAAATAAATAA
- a CDS encoding xylulokinase, with protein sequence MVEQIEQTEWIQDQIRNKQTYLGIELGSTRIKTVLVTNDFLPIASGEHEWENKLVEGVWTYSLEEIWQGLQQSYRLMANQVQNKYHIELSEVGAMGFSAMMHGYLTFDKENNLLVPFRTWRNAMTAQAEERLTEAFQFNIPQRWSIAHLYQAMLNKEEHVGDISFFTTLAGYVHWQLTGEKVLGIGDASGMFPVDSQINDYDKKHLEHFNQLAQQEGYSINLEDLLPRVKVAGQTSGILTQEGAYLLDPSGKLKAGIPLCPPEGDAGTGMVATNSVLPRTGNVSAGTSVFAMIVLEQPLKTVHPEIDIVTTPSGELVAMVHANNCSTEIDAWVKLFKEFTQKLGLEIDTPTIYKTLFNSTREADLDGGGILVYGYHSGENITKTPVGRPLIVRTPDSKLTLGNFMRTQLMTAFGALRIGMTILEQEGVHVDQLVGHGGIFKTPEIAQEILAAAMKSPVTVMETAGEGGAWGMAVLAAFQAFKQENPQKTLADFLSNQVFQSDKGQTIKPTAATIHGYDLFIQRYEKGLPIEQLAGELL encoded by the coding sequence GTGGTCGAGCAAATTGAGCAGACAGAATGGATTCAAGATCAAATCCGCAACAAGCAAACATATTTAGGAATTGAGCTAGGATCCACACGTATAAAGACGGTGTTGGTAACAAATGATTTTCTTCCAATAGCTAGTGGAGAACATGAATGGGAGAATAAGTTAGTAGAAGGTGTATGGACATATTCGCTTGAAGAAATTTGGCAAGGCTTACAGCAAAGCTATCGTTTAATGGCCAATCAAGTCCAAAATAAATATCACATTGAACTATCAGAAGTTGGCGCTATGGGCTTTAGCGCAATGATGCACGGATATTTAACTTTTGATAAAGAAAATAATTTATTAGTGCCATTTAGAACATGGCGTAATGCGATGACAGCCCAAGCTGAGGAACGACTAACAGAAGCATTTCAATTTAATATTCCGCAACGTTGGAGCATCGCACACCTGTACCAAGCGATGTTAAACAAAGAAGAGCACGTTGGGGATATAAGTTTTTTTACTACCTTAGCTGGTTATGTTCATTGGCAACTTACTGGTGAGAAAGTCCTAGGTATCGGCGATGCATCAGGCATGTTCCCTGTTGATAGTCAAATTAATGATTACGACAAAAAACACTTAGAGCATTTTAACCAACTGGCTCAACAAGAAGGCTACTCCATTAACTTAGAAGACTTATTACCTCGAGTTAAAGTTGCTGGTCAAACTTCAGGGATTTTGACTCAAGAAGGAGCCTACCTTTTAGATCCATCAGGCAAACTAAAAGCAGGTATTCCCTTATGTCCACCTGAAGGTGATGCTGGAACAGGCATGGTCGCAACTAATAGTGTTCTACCTAGAACAGGAAATGTTTCAGCAGGTACCTCTGTCTTTGCCATGATTGTCCTTGAACAACCATTGAAAACAGTCCATCCAGAAATTGATATTGTTACAACTCCATCTGGAGAACTAGTCGCAATGGTTCATGCTAACAATTGTTCGACAGAAATTGATGCATGGGTCAAACTCTTCAAAGAATTTACTCAAAAATTAGGCTTAGAAATCGACACACCGACCATTTACAAAACTTTGTTTAATTCGACGCGTGAAGCCGATTTAGATGGTGGCGGCATACTCGTTTATGGGTATCATTCAGGAGAAAATATCACTAAAACACCTGTTGGTAGACCACTTATCGTAAGAACACCAGATTCAAAACTAACTCTAGGTAATTTTATGCGAACCCAATTAATGACTGCTTTTGGCGCACTAAGAATTGGCATGACTATCTTAGAACAAGAAGGTGTGCATGTTGATCAACTTGTGGGACATGGAGGGATTTTCAAAACACCCGAAATCGCTCAGGAAATTCTAGCAGCAGCCATGAAATCACCTGTGACAGTGATGGAAACAGCCGGTGAAGGTGGTGCATGGGGAATGGCCGTTTTAGCAGCCTTCCAAGCCTTCAAACAAGAAAATCCTCAAAAAACACTGGCTGACTTTTTATCTAACCAAGTCTTCCAGTCAGATAAAGGGCAAACAATTAAGCCAACAGCAGCAACCATCCACGGTTACGATTTATTTATTCAAAGGTATGAAAAAGGTTTGCCGATTGAGCAACTAGCTGGCGAATTATTATAA
- a CDS encoding nuclease-related domain-containing protein — protein sequence MKINYELQQLEILKQRHLSLTTVQSNRLFTLRQGDEGEYEVSKYLNHFASPHWHIIADYWFDKGKLMQVDFIIIIDYRWLILEVKNYDGFFRYENRQCTINGSSMDNDIVYQMHTRLNYLKEIAATVDSQIEVAGAMIFIGETSEVAIKDGVNFEIVLRHQLRSYLRRERQVSDYPMTSWYIDECLKALESFRVPNPFMPKSISDNQYSSLQKGVPCKKCGEFHLHNAKKSFVCNACGTRENKADTILRMTHQLRLLFFDHPEKITVANVHKLVRGEINKLTIQRTLDKAYVRLGKRRSYYYDIPLDDPNQLPLI from the coding sequence GTGAAAATAAATTATGAATTACAGCAGTTGGAAATTCTCAAGCAACGTCACCTGTCCTTAACCACAGTCCAAAGCAACCGACTTTTTACTTTACGCCAAGGGGATGAAGGAGAATATGAAGTCAGTAAATATCTAAATCATTTCGCTAGCCCTCACTGGCATATTATTGCAGATTATTGGTTTGATAAAGGCAAGCTCATGCAAGTAGACTTTATTATCATTATCGATTATCGTTGGCTTATTTTAGAAGTTAAAAACTATGACGGTTTTTTTCGTTACGAAAACCGTCAATGTACTATTAACGGATCTTCCATGGACAATGATATCGTCTATCAAATGCACACGCGCCTTAATTACCTGAAAGAAATTGCCGCAACAGTTGATTCGCAAATCGAAGTGGCTGGCGCAATGATATTTATTGGAGAAACAAGCGAAGTAGCTATAAAAGATGGCGTGAATTTTGAAATTGTATTACGGCATCAGCTACGGAGCTATTTGCGCCGAGAACGGCAGGTGAGTGATTATCCTATGACTTCTTGGTACATTGACGAGTGCTTAAAAGCTTTAGAATCTTTTCGTGTTCCCAATCCCTTTATGCCAAAGTCTATTTCAGATAACCAATACTCAAGTTTACAAAAAGGCGTACCGTGTAAAAAATGTGGGGAATTTCATCTTCACAATGCCAAGAAATCATTTGTTTGCAACGCATGTGGAACACGCGAAAACAAAGCCGATACCATCTTACGTATGACACATCAACTTCGACTACTTTTTTTCGATCACCCAGAGAAAATAACCGTCGCCAATGTGCATAAGTTGGTTAGAGGAGAGATTAATAAACTCACTATTCAACGTACGTTGGATAAAGCATACGTTAGATTAGGAAAAAGACGAAGTTATTACTACGATATTCCTTTAGATGATCCAAATCAACTTCCGCTAATTTAA
- a CDS encoding GntR family transcriptional regulator produces the protein MNKTKYQVIADDLRNKILLKEYLPDEVIPSELQLQEIYDVSRHTVREAINLLVNEGYLRKKKGSGTYVDSNKPSNQMNHTTSKTIGVIITYMSDYIFPDIVRGIERTLRKHGYSMMLASTGNDYAQEKLCLEQMIKQGVQGLIVEPTKSNQFNPNIALYTSIRNNGIPVVMINANYEELDIPSIALNDVKSGFVAAEAVMEAGHKEILLVSKIDDLQGKLRMKGFFKACEKYKIDFNPDNILTYTTETRLDVAEKVFDKLKHNPNITAIVGYNDQIVYQIISLLNQYDIRIPEDISIVGNDHYIAQTINLIDLTTIEHPKEQLGMDAAEWVVEAVQTGKQNDSIFYQPKLIPGSTVKSLNS, from the coding sequence ATGAATAAAACCAAATATCAAGTCATAGCTGATGATTTACGTAATAAGATATTACTGAAAGAATACTTACCCGATGAAGTAATTCCTTCAGAGTTACAACTGCAAGAAATATATGATGTAAGTCGTCATACCGTCCGTGAAGCGATAAATTTACTGGTCAACGAGGGCTATTTAAGAAAGAAAAAAGGCTCAGGAACTTATGTGGATTCTAACAAGCCGTCAAACCAAATGAACCATACAACTTCAAAAACAATCGGTGTTATCATCACCTACATGTCTGATTATATTTTCCCAGACATCGTAAGAGGGATTGAACGTACTTTACGCAAACATGGCTATTCCATGATGTTAGCTAGTACTGGAAATGATTACGCCCAAGAAAAGTTGTGTTTAGAGCAAATGATTAAACAAGGTGTTCAAGGGTTGATTGTAGAGCCAACTAAAAGTAATCAATTTAACCCAAACATTGCTCTATATACGAGTATTCGTAACAATGGCATCCCAGTCGTTATGATTAACGCTAATTACGAGGAATTGGATATTCCATCAATTGCTTTAAATGATGTGAAAAGTGGTTTTGTGGCGGCAGAAGCGGTCATGGAAGCTGGCCACAAAGAAATTCTTCTTGTGAGTAAAATCGATGACTTGCAAGGTAAATTGCGCATGAAAGGTTTCTTTAAAGCCTGTGAAAAATATAAAATTGATTTCAATCCGGATAATATTTTAACGTATACGACTGAAACGCGTTTAGATGTCGCGGAAAAAGTATTTGATAAGCTTAAGCACAATCCTAACATCACAGCAATTGTTGGCTATAATGATCAAATTGTTTACCAAATCATTTCGTTATTGAATCAGTATGACATACGTATTCCTGAAGATATTTCTATAGTCGGGAATGACCATTATATCGCACAGACCATTAATTTAATTGATCTAACCACCATTGAGCATCCAAAAGAACAACTAGGCATGGATGCCGCCGAATGGGTGGTTGAAGCTGTTCAAACTGGCAAACAAAATGACAGCATTTTTTACCAACCAAAACTCATCCCAGGTTCAACGGTTAAATCGTTGAATAGCTAG
- a CDS encoding Cof-type HAD-IIB family hydrolase, translating into MNKAVFIDVDGTIVSYEGELPQSAVTAIQKARANGHFVYMCTGRSKAEIYDDLWEIGFDGLIGGNGSYIEHHDEVVFEQTLTEEECRSIVDWCHARGLEFYVESNNGLFASEHFEEQGQSVMVEYSKRKHLPDAEEMSVRKAFPEMIFGGELVRSDVNKISFILSSYQDYLDAKEEFAHLMVNTWGGEGEIALFGDVGVAQINKGKSVQILLDHIQINRENTLAFGDAKIDIPMLEYCEIGVAMGNGGPEIKEMADYITDAVMDDGLYNAFEHFGLI; encoded by the coding sequence GTGAATAAAGCGGTATTTATTGATGTGGATGGTACGATTGTGTCGTATGAAGGGGAGCTTCCTCAAAGTGCGGTAACGGCCATTCAAAAGGCGCGCGCTAATGGGCATTTTGTGTATATGTGCACTGGCCGTTCGAAGGCGGAAATTTATGATGATTTGTGGGAAATTGGTTTTGATGGTCTAATAGGTGGAAACGGATCTTACATTGAACATCATGATGAGGTGGTGTTTGAGCAAACGTTGACGGAAGAAGAATGCCGTAGCATTGTGGACTGGTGTCACGCAAGAGGGTTGGAATTTTATGTGGAGAGTAACAACGGTTTGTTTGCTAGTGAACACTTTGAAGAACAAGGGCAATCGGTGATGGTGGAATATTCTAAACGTAAACATCTTCCCGATGCGGAAGAAATGTCAGTTAGAAAGGCTTTTCCTGAGATGATTTTTGGTGGCGAGCTCGTACGTTCTGATGTAAATAAAATTAGTTTTATTTTAAGTTCTTACCAAGATTATCTAGATGCCAAAGAAGAATTTGCGCATCTGATGGTCAACACTTGGGGTGGCGAAGGTGAAATAGCCTTGTTTGGCGATGTCGGTGTTGCACAAATCAATAAAGGTAAATCGGTACAGATTTTGTTGGATCATATTCAAATTAACCGTGAAAATACGCTAGCTTTTGGTGATGCGAAAATCGACATTCCCATGTTGGAATATTGTGAAATTGGCGTTGCCATGGGAAATGGGGGACCTGAAATTAAAGAGATGGCAGATTACATTACCGATGCGGTGATGGATGATGGGTTGTATAATGCGTTTGAGCATTTTGGGTTGATATGA
- a CDS encoding Cof-type HAD-IIB family hydrolase: MKMFVSDLDGTLLNGFHSLDSRILKSIDLALNNNDRFVVATGRTYQESAIMLDLQERPIFFINNNGALITNSQGKILFEQQIPSEIIEDLLTQFPELAFDFITKDENYINVTKEQYMGSFHSVTGIRRFIAKNLGKKVINQFLAARKFDQTNETILAQSIIKVNCRMTDPQLTTKFNDYLAQLPMIENHPFAPGVYELTYKGVSKGNAVEKLRQQWQIDTEKVYVFGDGGNDIDMLAKYQNSYATRNGSEEAKAAANYTIGYNWNYAVPREIEKIIRRSSLSE; encoded by the coding sequence ATGAAAATGTTTGTAAGTGATTTAGATGGTACCTTACTCAATGGATTTCATAGCCTAGATAGCCGAATTCTTAAAAGTATTGATTTAGCGTTAAATAATAACGACAGATTTGTCGTTGCTACTGGACGAACTTATCAAGAAAGTGCCATAATGCTCGACTTACAAGAAAGACCTATTTTCTTTATCAATAATAATGGCGCTCTGATTACGAATTCCCAAGGTAAAATCCTTTTTGAACAACAAATTCCTAGTGAAATTATTGAGGATTTATTGACACAATTTCCAGAACTAGCCTTTGATTTTATTACTAAGGACGAAAACTATATTAATGTCACAAAAGAACAATATATGGGATCATTTCATTCGGTGACGGGCATACGAAGATTTATCGCAAAGAATCTTGGAAAAAAGGTGATTAATCAATTTCTTGCCGCACGCAAATTTGACCAAACCAATGAAACAATATTAGCTCAATCCATTATAAAAGTGAATTGTCGGATGACAGATCCTCAGTTAACGACTAAATTTAATGATTATCTTGCTCAACTCCCTATGATTGAAAATCATCCTTTCGCCCCTGGTGTGTATGAATTAACCTATAAAGGGGTATCCAAAGGGAATGCTGTGGAAAAATTAAGGCAACAATGGCAAATCGACACTGAAAAAGTCTATGTATTTGGCGATGGAGGCAATGATATTGATATGTTAGCTAAGTATCAAAACTCCTATGCAACCCGCAACGGAAGTGAAGAAGCTAAAGCAGCAGCTAATTATACCATTGGCTATAATTGGAATTATGCTGTTCCAAGAGAAATTGAAAAAATAATTAGGAGGAGTAGCCTAAGTGAATAA